A portion of the Musa acuminata AAA Group cultivar baxijiao chromosome BXJ1-1, Cavendish_Baxijiao_AAA, whole genome shotgun sequence genome contains these proteins:
- the LOC135675434 gene encoding transmembrane 9 superfamily member 9-like — MEISRSMAVAPWIAAVLLLSAVAGGLGFYLPGVAPSDFQKKDPLLVKVNKLTSTKTQLPYSYYSLPHCRPDSIVDSAENLGEVLRGDRIENSPYVFEMREPHMCQIVCKVTLNDKDAKDLKEKIEDEYRVNMILDNLPLVVPIKRLDQDTPTFYQHGFYIGAKGQATGKKDVKYYIHNHLSFLVRYHKDMQMDLARIVGFEVKSFSVKHEYEGQWSGNKTRLSTCDPHARRSVVNSDAPQEVEANKDIIFTYDVDFQASEVKWASRWDTYLLMADDQIHWFSIVNSLMIVLFLSGMVAMIMLRTLYRDISKYNQLETQEEAQEETGWKLVHGDVFRPPANSDLLCVYVGTGVQFFGMLLVTMIFAVLGFLSPSNRGGLMTAMLLLWVFMGLFAGYSSARLYKMFKGTEWKKITLRTAFTFPGIVFAIFFVLNALIWGEKSSGAVPFTTMFALVLLWFGISVPLVFVGSYLGFKKPAVEDPVKTNKIPRQIPEQAWYMNPIFSILIGGILPFGAVFIELFFILTSIWLHQFYYIFGFLFLVFLILIVTCAEITIVLCYFQLCSEDYLWWWRSYLTSGSSALYLFLYATFYFFTKLDITKPVSGILYFGYMLIASYAFFVLTGTIGFYACFWFTRLIYSSVKID, encoded by the exons ATGGAGATCTCCCGATCCATGGCGGTGGCCCCCTGGATCGCCGCCGTGCTCCTCCTCTCCGCCGTCGCCGGAGGGCTCGGCTTCTACCTTCCTGGCGTCGCCCCCTCCGACTTCCAGAAG AAAGATCCACTTTTGGTGAAAGTGAACAAGCTAACTTCGACAAAAACACAATTGCCATATTCCTATTATTCTCTTCCACATTGTCGACCAGATAGTATAGTTGACAGTGCAGAAAATCTTGGGGAAGTTCTTCGTGGTGATCGTATTGAAAATTCTCCCTATGTG TTTGAAATGAGGGAACCACATATGTGTCAGATTGTCTGCAAGGTCACACTCAATGATAAAGATGCGAAGGACCTTAAGGAAAAGATAGAGGATGAATATCGTGTCAACAT GATTCTTGACAATCTTCCACTTGTTGTTCCTATTAAAAGGCTGGATCAAGATACTCCCACATTTTATCAGCATGGCTTTTACATTGGTGCCAAAGGCCAAGCTACCGGA AAAAAGGATGTGAAGTATTATATCCACAACCATTTGTCATTTTTAGTCAGGTATCACAAGGATATGCAAATGGACCTGGCAAGGATTGTGGGGTTCGAGGTCAAATCATTCAG TGTTAAACACGAGTATGAAGGTCAGTGGAGTGGTAATAAGACTCGCTTAAGCACCTGCGATCCTCATGCCAGACGCTCAGTCGTGAATTCAGATGCCCCACAAGAGGTTGAAGCAAACAAAGATATTATATTCACATATGATGTTGATTTTCAG GCGAGCGAAGTGAAGTGGGCATCTCGATGGGATACCTATCTTCTGATGGCAGATGACCAAATCCACTGGTTTTCTATTGTTAATTCTTTGATGATTGTTCTCTTCCTTTCTGGTATGGTTGCCATGATTATGCTGCGGACTCTTTACCGTGATATCTCCAAGTACAACCAGCTTGAAACTCAAGAAGAAGCTCAAGAAGAGACAGGATGGAAGCTGGTCCATGGGGATGTATTCAGGCCTCCAGCTAACTCAGACTTGTTGTGCGTCTATGTTGGTACAGGTGTCCAGTTCTTTGGTATGTTGCTAGTGACTATGATTTTTGCTGTCCTTGGCTTCCTTTCTCCGTCAAACAGAGGAGGATTAATGACAGCAATGCTCCTACTTTGGGTCTTCATGGGTTTGTTTGCCGGCTATTCTTCTGCCCGCCTCTACAAGATGTTCAAGGGTACAGAATGGAAGAAAATTACCTTGAGGACAGCATTCACATTCCCAGGCATCGTATTTGCTATATTCTTTGTTTTGAATGCTCTCATCTGGGGGGAGAAGTCATCTGGTGCTGTGCCGTTCACGACAATGTTTGCACTCGTATTACTTTGGTTTGGTATCTCTGTGCCCCTGGTGTTTGTCGGCAGTTATCTGGGGTTCAAGAAGCCTGCAGTTGAGGATCCCGTCAAAACAAACAAGATCCCTCGACAGATACCAGAGCAGGCTTGGTACATGAACCCAATTTTCTCGATACTAATCGGAGGCATTCTCCCATTTGGTGCTGTTTTTATCGAGCTCTTCTTCATCCTTACCTCAATCTGGCTGCATCAGTTTTACTACATATTTGGGTTCCTTTTCCTTGTCTTCCTCATCCTTATCGTCACATGTGCCGAGATTACGATTGTTCTCTGCTACTTCCAACTCTGCAGCGAGGATTACCTGTGGTGGTGGAGGTCCTATTTGACGTCAGGGTCCTCGGCGCTATATCTCTTCCTTTATGCCACCTTTTatttcttcacaaagttggacattACGAAGCCAGTATCGGGAATTCTGTACTTTGGCTACATGCTGATTGCCTCCTACGCTTTCTTTGTTCTGACCGGCACGATTGGCTTTTATGCATGCTTTTGGTTCACAAGGTTGATCTATTCATCAGTAAAGATTGATTGA
- the LOC103981773 gene encoding putative receptor-like protein kinase At1g80870: protein MTSRRLSSPSLSASASHRHHVLLLAVAVSASSLLLLVLVLLVLFYFYLSLRRSPTLPLPSNTSPATAANPLRLRRFSYRALRSATASFDPSRSLGRGASAAVFRGVLPDGKSVAVKRLLSSSASCPSSPTRAASSDREFHNELHVLATLLPSPFVVSLLGYCLEGRRRRLLVYEYMPNGSLQEALFGSSSPLNWDRRFSIILDVAQALAFLHLQCDPPVVHGDIKPSNVLLGFDFQAKISDFGLSQMKVDANLGADFFSQDLGQSQELFKSQEDLAPESPQVDFALALRASSSIPCKKQPTPRGKETVAVASPVQDETFSFEHSKESRANPPLDEGRTESSDQLGKRWWWKQDGSGELSSKDYVREWIGSQICPSSNSDWDDGRRTPPEKCFDFRNSSRVEHSDVGDESLFGGSHERNPEKKQGRKKGVLPCDRKMREWWKEEYLAEMSKKGHCQKERKWLRTISDLGDDANKHGRDLTADAGFRKGWRKKRSQSVGSDMFSGDLLSRELSSTTSMRGTVCYVAPECHGCDQLMEKADIYSFGVLILVIVSGRRPLHVLPSPAKPEKASLVSWCRRLLQTGNLLELVDERLTDAYDKEQASLCINLALLCLQRIPELRPDGGDVVRILKGEMELPAVPCEFSPSPPAKHHGRSRRKASMDEE, encoded by the coding sequence ATGACTTCCCGTCGCCTCTCTTCACCTTCCCTTTCCGCCTCCGCCTCCCACCGCCACCACGTCCTACTCCTCGCAGTCGCTGTCTCCGCCTCCTCCCTGCtactcctcgtcctcgtcctcctcgtcctcttctACTTCTACCTCTCCCTTCGTCGCTCCCCCACCCTCCCTTTACCCTCCAACACCTCCCCCGCCACCGCCGCCAATCCCCTCCGCCTCCGCCGCTTCTCCTACCGCGCCCTCCGCTCCGCCACCGCCTCCTTCGACCCCTCCCGGTCCCTGGGCCGCGGCGCCTCCGCCGCCGTCTTCCGCGGCGTTCTACCCGACGGCAAGTCCGTCGCCGTCAAgcgtctcctctcctcctccgcctcctgtcCTTCCTCCCCCACCCGCGCCGCCTCTTCCGACCGCGAGTTCCACAACGAGCTCCACGTCCTCGCCACCCTCCTACCCTCCCCCTTCGTCGTCTCCCTCCTCGGCTACTGCCTCgagggccgccgccgccgcctcctcgtctacgagtacatgcccaACGGGAGCCTCCAGGAAGCCCTCTTCGGGTCCAGCTCCCCTCTCAACTGGGACCGCCGCTTCTCCATCATCCTCGACGTCGCCCAAGCTCTCGCCTTCCTCCACCTCCAGTGCGATCCCCCGGTCGTCCACGGTGACATCAAGCCCAGCAATGTGCTCCTCGGCTTCGATTTCCAGGCCAAGATTTCCGATTTTGGTCTCTCCCAGATGAAGGTCGACGCCAATCTCGGCGCCGATTTCTTCAGCCAAGATCTCGGTCAGAGCCAGGAGCTGTTCAAGAGCCAGGAGGACCTCGCTCCGGAGAGCCCACAGGTAGACTTCGCCCTCGCCCTCCGTGCTTCTTCATCCATTCCGTGCAAGAAGCAACCGACTCCCAGGGGGAAGGAAACAGTGGCAGTCGCCTCCCCCGTCCAAGACGAGACTTTTAGCTTTGAACACAGTAAGGAATCGAGAGCGAATCCTCCACTGGATGAAGGAAGGACGGAGTCGAGCGATCAATTGGGGAAGCGTTGGTGGTGGAAGCAGGACGGAAGCGGAGAATTGAGCAGCAAAGACTACGTCAGAGAGTGGATCGGGAGCCAAATTTGCCCCTCGAGCAACTCCGACTGGGACGACGGCCGGAGGACTCCCCCCGAGAAGTGCTTCGATTTCAGGAACTCGAGTCGCGTGGAGCATTCGGATGTTGGAGATGAAAGCCTCTTCGGCGGTTCCCACGAGAGGAATCCGGAGAAGAAACAGGGGAGGAAGAAAGGCGTGCTCCCCTGCGACAGGAAGATGAGGGAATGGTGGAAGGAGGAGTACTTGGCAGAAATGAGCAAGAAGGGACATTGCCAGAAAGAGCGGAAGTGGCTCCGAACGATCAGTGATCTCGGCGATGATGCTAATAAGCATGGCCGAGACTTGACCGCGGATGCAGGCTTCAGAAAGggatggaggaagaagaggagtcaGTCAGTGGGCAGCGACATGTTCAGCGGTGATCTGCTCAGTAGGGAGCTGAGCAGCACGACGAGCATGAGAGGCACGGTGTGCTACGTCGCTCCAGAGTGCCATGGCTGTGATCAGCTGATGGAGAAGGCCGATATATACAGCTTCGGAGTTCTGATCCTTGTCATCGTCTCCGGGAGGAGGCCGCTGCACGTGCTGCCGTCGCCGGCGAAGCCAGAGAAGGCGAGCTTGGTGAGCTGGTGCAGGCGGTTGCTTCAAACCGGCAATCTCCTGGAGCTCGTGGACGAGAGGTTGACGGATGCATATGACAAGGAACAGGCGAGCCTTTGCATCAACCTGGCTCTCTTGTGCTTGCAGAGGATTCCGGAGCTGCGGCCGGACGGTGGCGACGTCGTCAGAATTCTCAAGGGGGAGATGGAACTTCCGGCTGTGCCATGCGAGTTTTCTCCTTCCCCTCCTGCGAAACACCATGGCAGGTCAAGAAGAAAAGCTTCCATGGATGAAGAGTAG